A genome region from Phoenix dactylifera cultivar Barhee BC4 chromosome 18, palm_55x_up_171113_PBpolish2nd_filt_p, whole genome shotgun sequence includes the following:
- the LOC103707005 gene encoding dolichol kinase EVAN-like yields MAGAAQHCNGERAVVLLFVSRVLFSAPLSLSFEAAALVLLTVCGLVVEISADCSTALDRFKTRPGASSGILLGAVTLPTVMLSRLIQLSRALLRQDAGPEELAYMSMQYWTVSVSCFGVLIFFFFILRRSPNNASSSSQASKYSFLHTVLYVLTCCLLFATKSDSGWFITNNLLWLLWHGLTTVFLIQHILQTFPSCASIGEALLVSSGLVLYFGDMLGLTLSKINFSLLSSKLNFIRYGTRSEIATVIQGHLLGLLLLPVFYKSLLQIWMYFANLNKPEEQAAEGWTYRRIGSSAVFYASLLVMFTILVPAWMYFIQDFHVHPLLWVFTFVLTDPLKRLALCIYWIGVICASVLRFYNISKHSKIERILLRKYYHLVAVLMFLPALLFQPSFLDLAFGAALAVFLVLEMIRVWKIWPLGHLVHQFMNAFTDHRDSEILIISHFSLLLGCALPKWMSSGFNDRPLAPFAGILSLGIGDTMASMVGHKYGVLRWSKTGKKTIEGTAAGITSVLAACSILLPLLASTGYILSQHWLSLLLAVTVSGLLEAYTAQLDNAFIPLVFYGLLCL; encoded by the exons ATGGCCGGGGCCGCCCAGCACTGCAATGGCGAGAGGGCCGTCGTCTTGCTGTTCGTCTCCCGCGTCCTCTTCTCcgcccccctctccctctccttcgagGCCGCCGCCCTCGTCCTTCTCACCGTTTGCGGCCTCGTCGTCGAGATCTCCGCCGACTGCTCCACCGCCCTCGACCGCTTCAAGACCAG GCCTGGCGCTTCATCTGGGATACTACTTGGTGCTGTCACACTGCCTACTGTCATGCTGTCACGGTTGATACAACTCTCAAGGGCACTATTGAGGCAAGATGCTGGGCCTGAAG AGCTTGCTTATATGAGCATGCAATATTGGACCGTGTCAGTTAGCTGCTTTGGTGTgctaatcttcttctttttcatacTGAGGCGTTCTCCCAACAATGCAAGTTCGAGTTCTCAAGCTTCAAAATATAGCTTTCTCCACACAGTTCTGTATGTACTTACGTGCTGTCTGTTGTTTGCAACAAAATCAGACAGTG GCTGGTttatcacaaataatttattgTGGTTACTCTGGCATGGACTGACTACTGTGTTTCTTATCCAGCATATTCTTCAAACATTTCCATCCTGTGCCTCCATAG GAGAAGCGCTTTTGGTGTCAAGTGGTCTGGTTCTTTACTTTGGTGATATGCTGGGACTGACTCTTTCAAAG ATCAATTTTTCCTTattatcatcaaaattaaatttcATAAGATACGGAACTCGAAGTGAAATAGCCACAGTTATTCAG GGACACTTGCTTGGTCTTCTCCTTTTGCCAGTATTTTACAAAAGTCTACTTCAAATTTGGATGTACTTTGCAAATTTGAATAAGCCTGAAGAGCAAGCCGCTGAAGGATGGACATATAGAAGGATTGGAAGTTCTGCTGTATTTTATGCTTCTCTGTTAGTTATGTTTACAATTTTAGTTCCAGCGTGGATGTACTTCATTCAGGATTTTCATGTGCATCCTTTGCTATG GGTATTTACTTTTGTGCTCACTGACCCACTGAAACGGCTGGCATTATGCATATACTGGATAGGTGTGATATGTGCATCTGTTTTGCGATTCTACAATATATCAAAACACAGCAAGattgagaggattcttctccGAAAATACTACCATTTAGTGGCAGTTCTAATGTTTTTGCCTGCTCTTCTGTTTCAG CCATCTTTTCTGGACCTAGCATTTGGTGCAGCTTTGGCAGTtttcttagtattggaaatgaTTCGA GTATGGAAGATATGGCCTCTGGGGCACCTTGTACATCAGTTCATGAATGCATTTACTGATCATCGTGACTCTGAGATTCTTATCATCAG TCATTTTTCCCTCTTACTAGGATGTGCTCTTCCAAAATGGATGTCTTCTGGGTTCAATGATCGACCGCTTGCGCCTTTTGCTGGAATTTTGAGCTTAGGAATTGGTGATACCATG GCATCAATGGTTGGCCACAAGTATGGTGTTCTCAGGTGGAGCAAAACTGGGA AGAAAACTATTGAAGGTACTGCTGCTGGCATAACATCAGTCCTAGCAGCTTGCTCAATACTACTTCCTCTCTTAGCATCCACCGGCTATATACTGTCACAG CACTGGTTATCTTTGCTTCTGGCGGTCACTGTGAGTGGTTTATTGGAGGCCTACACAGCACAGCTTGACAATGCTTTCATCCCCCTCGTATTCTATGGCCTCCTTTGTTTGTGA